The genomic interval AGGCTGCTGgttcactgctgagctggcactcTGAATTCTGGGAGGGTTTGGGTGAACTTTGTGGCACTGAACTGTGCGTGGGGCTTAGAGGGGTTCAGAAACTTCCAGAGGGAGGAGATTGCAAGGGAAAGaggggaggtttagatgggatattgggaagaattcctgcctgtgaggagggtgaggccctggcacagggtacccagagcagctgcagctgcccctggatccctggaagtgcccaaggccaggctggagcaacctgggacagtggaaggtgggagtggatgggctttaagctccttccattccatcccaaatcattctgtgatccCAGGTATCCTGGATGCCAATCCACTTTCTTATTAAACACTGAGATAaatttgtataaaataaaaacttCCCTCTGAGCTGAGCAGCGAAGCAGGAACGGGACAGAGCAAGACTGGGAGTTTCACACAGCTCTGAaggatcccttccagcccaaaccttgCTGTGGTTCCATAGGGAGGCTGAAGCCAAGAAATCTTCTGGCTGTTCCTTGGAGCCACGTGTggctggcagggaggagggggtgAAGCCTTTTGGTGACATCAGTTTTAATCCCCTGGAACCCGGGCCAGGCACGTGATGGccccctggcagcacagctggccctgccaggccagggaggagctgccttGCCTCAGGAAAATTAAAAACCTCTGGCTGCTCTTGGAACTGACAGAGGGTTTTGGAGATCCTCCCTGGCCAGCTCAGAGCTctgcatcagtcctggctcacagGGACTGAGGAGAGCGAGGCAAGGAAGCTTTCAGGAGAGCACAGCAAACTCTATTTCCTTGATGGCCTCCTTAAAGCAGCACTGAGGACTCCATCCCTCCCTTCCAGGTTATTCAGAGTTACTACAATTGAAAGAACACTTCTGGTCTATTGATTTTTCCAGCTGGACAGTGGAGAGATGTTTTCCCTTGACCCTCTCTCTCACTCCTGTATTTTCCCGTGTTCATGCTCTGCTGCAATTGTTGTtttgccaaagctgcacaggaatCATTTCATCTCTAAGTGTTTCCTCTGCACTAAAAAGCCAGCACTGATTATGCTTTGCTGCAAGCCTGCCTGGCTTAAGTGCCAGAGTGGCCAGAGCCTGAGGAAAGGATGGCACTGAACAGGTTTCAGTGAGTGACACTGAGCTCTGGGGCTGCcccaggccagcttggagcaacctgggatggctgaaggtggcactggatgggctctaGGGTCCTTCCAAGCCAAAGCACGCCAGGATTGTGGGACACACGAGAAGGGAGAAGGCGGGGATGTGAGGCaggtccctgggctgggctgtgtttgatcccctgtccctgtccctgtccctgtccctgcaggggacgCGCTCCTGGACGCCGGCGAGTCCATGAAGCGCCTGGCGGAGGTGAAGGACTCGCTGGACATCGAGGTCAAACAGAACTTCATTGATCCCCTGCAGAACCTGTGTGACAAGGACCTGAAGGAGATCCAGGTAACCccccctgtgctctgctctgccctcatctccctgctctctctttggctgctgctctgcagtgctgggagcaggggctgccaggaaTTGCCTGCACTCTGTGTGTGTTTTATCCCTCCAGACTCTCTGGAATttcctccctgcccctcctgagcAGCCCAAAAGGCTGCATGCAGCTTGCAATGGTTCTCCATTTGCCATGTTTGATGGTGCCGTGGGAATACATCCCAGCACTCCTTCTGGGCTTGCTGAATTgggctcccagtgctgggagcttcCACATGGGATCAATTTGGGCTCCAAGCTCGGAGCAAGCTCCTCTCAGGAATCTACTCAGCATGCCAAGGAGCCCTCTGGGGTCTCCCTGGGAGAACAGggagctcagcagctcccagtgctgcaCACAGACAAGTGCAGGCCCTGTAACAGGATCCATCCCAACCTCCAATTCCTGAGGGAGTCttcactgtcactgctgtcctGGCTGAAATAACCACCAAGTTACCTCAGTGCCTGTCTGTACCCACTTCCATGGGGCTGCTTTAAGCATCCCTGCCCTAAGATCCAGGAGTGCAGTGCCCAGACACCCCCCATTCCTGCTGTCCAgagatccctgcagctcctggggagctgagaggagcagcagagctcttCACCCTCCCAAAAAGCTTCTGTGGGGAGCAGACCTGGAATGGAAAGGCTCTGGAATTGTTCCTCAATGGAAAGGGTCTGGAATCATTCCCCCATCACACCCCAGGGCCTCTGTCCCACCTGGAGCAAAGGTGGGAGCCCCAGGAGATCAGGTTTCTGACACCAGTGAACTCAGCCTGTAACTGGAGCTGCCCTCCCAAGCCTGTGGCTTCTCCCTcttccctgctctctccatccTCCCCAGCACCACCTCAAGAAGCTGGAGGGGAGGCGCCTGGACTTCGACTACAAGAAGAAGCGGCAGGGCAAGATCCCCGACGAGGAGCTGCGCCAGGCCATGGAGAAGTTTGAGGAGTCCAAGGAAGTGGCAGAGACCAGCATGCACAACCTCCTGGAGACAGATGTGAGTGTgggagggcacagctggggccttcttgtgtccctggggtggcatCTCCTGAGGGAGGCACTGATTGCACACCAGTTTCCACTTCTCCCGAGTGTGGTTCTGCTCCGGGAAAGCACAGAGCTGACAGCACAGAGCTTTGCTCAACCCCTGACCCAGCTCTGCCTGGCACCAAACAGGCTCCTCTTGGGGTGCTGGGGCATCATTTAGGGAGGTAACCCAtctgggaagggtttgggaggGATTTCCCAGCTGGCAAAGCCAGAGTGGCAGGAATGGGCTCTGTCCTGGCAATCCCAGAGCTCCTCCTGGgctgcccacagctgccccagggctgtgcagggctgtgcagctgtgggcaggTGCTGATGCCAGCCTGCTGTTGCCCAGATCGAGCAGGTGAGCCAGCTGTCAGCCCTGGTGGATGCCCAGCTGGATTACCACAGGCAGGCCGTGCAGATCCTGGACGAGCTGGCCGAGAAGCTCAAGCGCAGGTGAGTCCCCGTGGaatcccctgagcccccctggaatcacagaatcccacaggggtgggatgggaagggaccttggggctcacagagcagggacaccttcaccagcccaggttgctctgagccctgtccaagctggccttgatAAAGCCAATTCCTTTGGCtgttccaggtgggatttggatTTAGTTGGGTGTTTGATCCAGCCCAGACCCTGGCTGAGGAGGGTTCGTCCCACCTCTCCTTCCTCAGCCTCTGGCAGTGCTGCTCTTCcctcctgggagcagctgcagagtgGATCCCGTGCCTGCCCTGAGTTGGGAGGAGCTGGGAGGACCCTGCCAAGTCTGAGCTTCCAAACTACAGCACGAGTGTCCTCTGCTGGCCCGAATTCCTGAGCATTCCCCAGCAAAACCCGGCATGCGTGGGCCCTGTCCAAGGGCAGATCCCAAACCCCGAGGAAATCCCACCTTCCAAAGGCTCCAGCACGGGGGCTTGTGCAAATCCCAGTCTCCAAAGCCCttcctgccctgtgcagcccccaggAGGATGAACACCATGTTGTTCCACTCCTCATTGCACTGAGcctcttttccttcccctgtcccaggatgagggaggcCTCCTCCCGTCCCAAGAGGGAATACAAACCCAAGCCCAGGGAGACCTACGACTTCAGGGAGCCTGACCAGTCCAACGGGGGCTTCTCCTGCACCCCCACCCCCAAAGCCTCAGGTAACCTTGTCCCAGGTGTTGCCTGGTGCCTCTGGAGCAGCCTCCCAGGGAAGGAGGGcggctgctctgcctgcacgggatgttcctgctgtgctggaggctcCCGCACGAGCCTGTGGCTCTGGAAAACGTCAGGAATGCCTCCAGATGGGGCTCTTTTCTCCTGGGACCCAGGAGCCTTTGCTGTGTTGGCTTTGGGGATGTGCCAGAGGGGTCTCCAGCCTGGGCCTCTCGCTGTCAGTGCCAGACAGGAAAGCGAAGCCTccattcctccctccctccttgtcTTCCCTCccgctgcctccctccctccctccctgatcCTGGTGGGTTCCTAACAGCATGGGGgccctgctgttgctgctgacAGACCCCTGtgggccctgcctgtccctgtctcCCGTGGTTTAAGCATGTCTCTCTTTTGTTTGGAAGCAGCTTCCACCTCTTTCCGGTCGGACAAGCCGTCCCGGGCCTCCGTCAGGAGTATCCGTGAGTTTCCTCCCTCTgcactgctccctgtgtgtccccccctggctgctcctccctgctgctgctgctccttggagCTGCTCATCCCTCTGTGCTGAGCCTGAGCTGAGCCCTGAATTAACCCAGCCATGCCCCAGgcggattttttgggggttttgcacCTCCAAAAATGGGACCTGGCTCGCccggaggagctgcagcagctcccagcacccaggcATGTCCTGATCCCCTGGGATCAACACCAGGCATGTCCTGCTCCCCTGGGATCAGCACCCAGACATGTCCTGGTCCCCTGGGATCAGCACCCAGGCATGTCCTGGTCCCCAGGGATCAACACCAGGCATGTCCTGATCCCCTGGAATCAGCTCCCAGACATGTCCTGGTCCCCTGGGATCAACACCAGGTATGTCCTGGTCCTCAGGGATCAGCACCCAGGCATGTCCTGATCCCCTGGGATCAACACCAGGCATGTCCTGGTCCCCTGGGATCAAC from Melospiza melodia melodia isolate bMelMel2 chromosome 7, bMelMel2.pri, whole genome shotgun sequence carries:
- the SH3GL1 gene encoding endophilin-A2 isoform X1, whose product is MSVAGLKKQFYKATQLVSEKVGGAEGTKLDDDFKEMEKKVDVTSKAVTEVLTRTIEYLQPNPASRAKLTMLNTMSKIRGQVKNPGYPQSEGLLGECMIRYGKELGEDSNFGDALLDAGESMKRLAEVKDSLDIEVKQNFIDPLQNLCDKDLKEIQHHLKKLEGRRLDFDYKKKRQGKIPDEELRQAMEKFEESKEVAETSMHNLLETDIEQVSQLSALVDAQLDYHRQAVQILDELAEKLKRRMREASSRPKREYKPKPRETYDFREPDQSNGGFSCTPTPKASAASTSFRSDKPSRASVRSIPPLDQPCCKALYDFEPENDGELGFKEGDIITLTNQIDENWYEGMIHGQSGFFPLNYVEVLVPLPQ
- the SH3GL1 gene encoding endophilin-A2 isoform X2, coding for MSVAGLKKQFYKATQLVSEKVGGAEGTKLDDDFKEMEKKVDVTSKAVTEVLTRTIEYLQPNPASRAKLTMLNTMSKIRGQVKNPGYPQSEGLLGECMIRYGKELGEDSNFGDALLDAGESMKRLAEVKDSLDIEVKQNFIDPLQNLCDKDLKEIQHHLKKLEGRRLDFDYKKKRQGKIPDEELRQAMEKFEESKEVAETSMHNLLETDIEQVSQLSALVDAQLDYHRQAVQILDELAEKLKRRMREASSRPKREYKPKPRETYDFREPDQSNGGFSCTPTPKASASTSFRSDKPSRASVRSIPPLDQPCCKALYDFEPENDGELGFKEGDIITLTNQIDENWYEGMIHGQSGFFPLNYVEVLVPLPQ